caactcacATTTTTTACAGCATCTTGTTTTCCAAATTGAATATTCTTTAAGCTTAAAGGTTGAGTTGACCTCTTTTCATGTCCTTATGCTTTTGCTTTTATTTAACATTACATGCATTCCCGATTTGTTGTCTTTCATGTACTTGAGATTTTAcatctttattttgtttgttttatctaTGCAAATTTATGTGTTGTTGAACTTACTGTTCTTGACCCTTTGGCAGGAGAAAGAGTTTAAAGTTGCAGTTCTCCTTATTTTTGACAATAAGCAGGTACATACTACTGCCGGAGGGGGAGTTTTACTGTTTAATGTCCTATACAAATGTTATTCCATAGATGGGGACAATGTAAACAGCCTTCtattgaagaaataaaaattgaattgaGGATAGATTTTCCCTTGTATAGTCAAGTAGTCATTCTGTTGTAGTTTCATGTCTCTATCTCTACACTTTCAATTATCATTTCAATAAATTGTGCAAgtttttgcaatatgatattcTCGTTAGCGATGATATTGGGTTTTCACAAGTTTGTTAACTTAGGTTTGGAATTCCCAGAATTCCCATTTAGTTAGGCtattgattattatttatcttGTGTAGTGGCATAGTGCTTGAGGAATAAACCTTTAGTTTCCAATTACAGTCAATCActttatttaataataaattgcagttttgttaGGTTTTCATTTTTAGGATTCTCATATGTATTTAAGTTGTGGCTTACCGTATAATGATTCAATCTACATATGCATGGTGGTTTTTGTCTCTTCTGGCTGGGTAGGGGATAGGCAATACTAGGAATTAATGCTCAGAATTTAGGAATTGAAGGGATTTTGTTCCttgtacaaaaatatatgaactGGCTCTTTAATTTTATGTTGCTGGGGATTGCTAGGAAGTAAAAAATGTATGATAGGAGATTTGGAGTTCGCTAGAAAAGCTCTGCCTGTATGATCAAAGAACACGAATTCTGGAATTCAGGTATTGACAGAAACTTTATACTTTGGAAGTTTCACATTCTCTTGTTTTCATTCATTTGGTGTTTACAGTAATGCATATCTATCCTGCTTTAGTTTATTATCTGTATTTGGTTTTGAATGTTGCTAGTTTCCGCCGTTGTTATGTTATGTAGTTACTCATATGATAGTTATTCAGGATTTGTAATCACACTTTAAGTAGATATTATGCAATGTGAAACCAACCCAGGCCTGATTCTTCAACCACTGTGTGTCCTCTGCAGCTTAATGatcattacttttttttttttttcaatcaatcaatgGTTGGGGAAACAGAGTGACTGACTAATCTTGTTAACATATTATGCTTGTTAGGACAAGGAACTTGCTTCTATGATCGAGAGTGTTCCGAGAAACAACATTTTACCGCAAAATGGCTTCAACTGCCGAGATTGGATGGGATTTTAGTACAAGATGGATGAGGTAGATTTTTGAAACAGGGAAAAGTAATTGATTTAGCATTTATACTCCTACATTAACATTTTATTGAAAGCACAATAGAGTATGTTTTGAGTTTGTCTTTCATGTCACTGCACAAGATTATGAGAAGTAAACGAGGCAGGTCATTTAATTGAAGAGCTTGCTCTTGTTTCCGTGCAGGAGCCATATATGTAGGAGTGGACTGAGCAATTGGAAAGCAGTGACTGATTTATGTAGGAGCCATATATGTAGCAGCTGCATATGTGCATATTTTTGGAACAAGTATCTATTGTATTGTATCTACTTTTGTTGTTTATCATTGTTAGTTAAAATGCAGCAGTCATCAAgctgctttcttctttttttgtttcattgtatagatacttgaatgtatggatgattgacaaatgctagctcttttggtacattaAATGCTTGAATTAGAGAACTTCAGTAcataatatattttgaatattatatttgtgcaaatatttcaggtaaaACATTGATAATAAACATACAATAGTGAATTACATtacgttaatcacacaacaaatcattttaatcacacaacggtaccaACTAAATTTAGTTGTCTCATtaaaactcacacaacagaacgaatacatatcagttgtccaatgttaaatcacacaacggtataGAAATAAgatgttgtatgacttgtgaagaattCAACACTGAGCCTCACACATACAACGGTTACTTAtgatacctgttgtgtgaaggaacaaccaacaacagtcgccatatttttctgttgtatgataatATAACCAACAACAGCGTGCACTtgcttctgttgtctgagtgttatttttctgttgtgtgagaagttaaccaacaacagcgtgtcttacttatgttgtctgatcaccatcgaaaatgcggcacatccaatttctggcattggcatgcgcagaattggtgcaacggttataagcagtgcgttgtgtctatgatatttacataacggtgtttcaccgttgtgtgattgtgctcatcacacaacatcgagatagacgacagacatggtccacatcacacaacagatttccaccgttgtgtgatgcagtttttgtagtagtggggACTTCAAAAGTTCTAATATCCTACTGGATTCAGTAAGTGAAACATTCATTAGTGAATCTTATGGCTTCTAGAAGAATGCTGTTAACTTGCTCATACTTCATATTTTTCATTCAAAATGACAGAACTACAATGCCAAACTCGCTGATTTTGGTTTTGCTGAGGACGGACCAGCAGGTGGTAGTAGCCATGTCTCGACAAGGGTGATGGGGACATATGGATATGCAGCTCCAGAGTATGTTGCTACAGGTGAATTAATTTTACAGgatttttttctttacttttccaCATAAACAAGCAAGAGATCCTGGCAAAGGAAGAATATGTGTCTATTGAATACCACTTTTTGTCTATTTCTAGCAGAAGAATTTTATCTTTCATCATAATGTTCATCTATCATTCTTCAGTTTAATCCAATTTGGCCTCTTAATACAATAAGCTAAATTCTCTAATATGTCTCTCAAACCTGCTATTTGGATACGTTATGTACAAGTAAGCCCCCTTCCAATATTTTGAACCAACTCTCTAAGAACCTATAAACTTCCCAACTATTTGCTTAACCATGTAAAATGCTGTTTGATTTCTGTACCAGAAAGTCACAAATCATTATGCTCCCTTTTGAtaattctttcattttcattttttctgtgTTTTGAAGGTCATTTAACCAGCAAAATGATGTGTATGGTTTTGGAGTTGTTATGCTCGAATTGTTGACAGGAAAACCAGTTCTTGACACTAGCCGGCCAACCAGGGAACAAGATCTAGTTGAATGGGCCAAACCATACCTTGCCAGCAAACGTGGAGTTCTTAAAATTTTTGATGCTCGTATTAAAGGCCAGTATTCTGTGGCTGCAGCTCGTAAAGCGGCTAACCTTGCAAATCAATGCTTATCAGCAGAACCCGAGTTGAGGCCAAAAATGAATGAGGTGGTAAAAGAATTAGAGCATGCAGCTCCAGGAATCAGGTGACATTGAGGGCGCAGGAATCTCTCATAACGAGCCTTGCCAATCTCCTTATTCCAATTCAAGCAGCGTCAAATCAAGCGGGAGAAGTTGGATCAGCTTCAGGTCATCTGCTTCTCGCAGCTACATAAGATAGTACGTCGTTTAGTTCACAGGAATTATTCTTGTTTCGATCATGCTGTACTAAAAAGAGTTCCAGCCATTTTGAGGAGATTACAATTTAATAACAAAACTTACTGTATTTGGCTTTCTGTAGTGctgcatttttctttctttcttttctgccaCAATTTAACCAACATATCTCACAATCTGTTATCGGCTTGAGAGAATTGGGGCCTAGGCCCATAAAGTCCAACATTACAATTCCACATGTCGACGTTGCAGCCATTCCCTCgctgctcttcttcttcttcttcaattcttcatttGAAGAGGCGCCAAAACCAATCACCATGACGATGATGACGGCCAAAATATCGACGCTAATTCGGCGCGTGTGCTCTCTCGCGCGTGGCAGCCAACACCATTATCGCTCCAACCATGAACCTTTCCACCACTCACGTCGTACAAACCGGAACTTGCAGCAGTTCGCCCCCGACTATAGTTAGGTAAAAGAAACTAACTTTAGTTGCTCTGCTTTTGTCTGCTCAAATTTGAAATATGTATGTGTGCCTCCAATCAAATTTGATCATATCTTTATCACAACCAATCCATTGAGACACCCAGTTTTTCAGTacacccaattttttttttttttgtgtgtgttcaGAATTGGTTGTGACTCTATGCTAGCTTTATCAGACGTAATTGTCATTCTTTTAATCAAAGCGTCGATCTTGATTTGGTCAAAATGGGTTTGCTCTTTCTCCTCTGCTTTACAAGAGCTCTTGCCTCTCTTTGGTTGACGTCTGAAACAACGCTTCTGAGCTTGCTTATATATCATATAAATAAATCTCTAGTCTTTAATCCTTTACTTTACAAAGTTCCCTAGCGGATGTATTGGCTGTTTTCTTCATTTCCAGCTTACTGAATGAGCTACAGTGCTCTCAGTTGCGATCAGAAGCAGTAACTTGGTAATTGTCTTTCCTTTTTTGGTACATATACCCTGGTCATTTAGATTCAAACATCAGGTCAAATTTAAGGAATTAATTCGTACTTGGATGGTTTTGGGGTTGATGAGTCTATTTTTTACTGATACTAATTACATGAGCTTCAATCTGATGGGTTGGTTTCAATTGTTAACCATGTAATAATATCTTAGGGACTGTTACTATGAGTGGTGGGATTCGAACAAGCGTGAAGGGGTACCTTATTGCGAAACGTCTCAGTCTGACTGGGGAGATAGATACAGTGCATGAGATGAATGAGATCATCAATACAAATTTCACTGCACTCCAAGCTCACAATGGTACGTTGCGATTCATACTGTTTTATGTGTTGTTATGTTTCAATCTTTGTCCTACCGAGATAACCAAACCTTTTTGAATTACAGCCTCTATCTATTGGAACGCAATGATATACTTTATGCGATTCTGAGACTCTGATAAACAAATACTATTGGCTCAAAGGATCTTTATGTTTCTTACCTACTGGACTCGTTAGTTTGTTAGTCCTTGCAAGTCAATTAATATCAAAATGATCGAACTTTTACTTATTATGTATGAAGTATGAAACAGCATGAAACAAACATAATCTTCCTGCATTGATTTATTACAAATTATCTTAATTAAACTCCATTTGTTGTTTAATTGAAGGTTCAATCTGTAAGTTGCTACATTTCGATTTTAGGTGTTGCCCACTATTACAAGGTTTAAAGAATTTTCTttgcatgtctaggatggaatTCTAATAGCAAAGTTGTCATCTGTCGCAGTGCCTTCAACTCCTCAGACAGAGGGTGAAATCTTGTTGAAAAGATTTCTCTTCAATGAACTGAAAATAGCAACCTGGAACTTTCATCCTGATAATATGGTGGGTGTAGGTGGTTTTGGTTATGTTTTTAAGGGGTGGGTTGATGGTAATTCATCAACAGCTGCCAAGACTGGTAGTGGCATGTTAATTGCTGTGAAGACGATTGACCAAGAAGGTTTCCAGGGCCAAGAGGAATGGTTGGTGAGTTTTACTTGTATCCTTGATCTGCTTACCTGCACCTTCACAATatcttattaatttatttttggtatCTTGAACCTAGCGGTTGTTCATATTAGTTATGTATGGCACAAATTGGAGAATCTAATACACATTGGTGTCCAATGCTAAAGAGGAGATTGAAATGTTTAATTACAGCTGTCAAAAAGGACATTGTTCAGTTTTATCACTTTATGAAACAATCTTAATGGATCTCAGTCCCTAATAGTTGTTATAGATAAAATGATTTCACTTGTAATGTTTTTCACAGAAATTATTCACTCCGTAGTGTCTCTTGAAATATAGACAGAAATTTACTATCTAGGAAGGTTGCGACATCCAAATCTTGTGAAGTTATTGGGTTATTGCTTTGAGGACAACCACCGGCTCCTGGTTTATGAATTTATGCCTCATGGAAGCTTGGAGATTCATCTATATGGAAGTGAGTTCTGAACTATATTCATTCTTTAGCAATTTGACCTTTTAGCTGAAGCAATATCCTTAACAAGGAGATCAAACATTTCTATATGAAATATAGGATCTGGACTGAAATGTTTTTGGAACAGGGGATTCTTACCTTGAACCACTTTCATGGACCCTGCGTATGAAGATTGCCCTTGGTGTTGCCAAGGttcttgcatttcttcatggtacTGAGGGAAAAGTGATCCATCGGGACGTTAAAACTTCTAATATTCTGCTCGATTCAGTAAGTGAATCATTTAACTGTTGAACCTTATTGCTTTTAGAAAATTTCTGGTAAACTTACTGAGGCTTCATTCTTTTCTCATTCAAAATAATTAGACCTACAATGCCAAACTCTCTGATTTTGGTTTGGCGAAGGATGTACCAGCTGGTGATGAAAGCCATGTCTTAACAAGGGTGGTGGGGACACATGGGTATGGAGCTCCTGAGTATATTTCTGcaggtttctttttttttttttaatcctttGCTTTTATCCCAGACCTGGCTGTTTACCATATTCTTGTTCCTGACATCATGTGAATTTTTATGCTATAATTTTTATTCCTGAAATTGGAATAAATTTAGCATTCTAACTTCACTTCCAATGTCTAGGTGATAAAATATGTTCTGGAAAAATCATATATTTCCCAGTCATTTTTGTTCCATTTTGTCTTTTTCAAGTCATTGTACACAGTTTATATTCaagtaaaaacaaagtatagtaATTTCCTACTACATGCAAACTGCTACTGACTTGGTTTACTAGAATGTAGAAACAAATTATTATGCCTGCTTCCTTCTGATTattgtttcattttttaaacttttttattatttttttatatgttgaAGGTCATTTATCCTGCAAGAGTGATGTATATGGTTTTGGAGTAGTTATGCTTGAAATGTTGTCTGGAAGACGAGTTCTAGATAATAACCGTCCACCCAGGGAACACAATTTAGTTGAATGGGCCAAACCTTACCTTGCCAGCAAAAGCAGAGCTCTCAAAATTTTTGATGCTCGTACTGAAGGCCAGTACTCTCTGGCAGGAGCTCTTAAAGCAGCTAACCTTGCAAATCGATGCATATCAGCAGAACCCGAGTTTAGGCCAAACATGAATGAGGTGGTCACAGCATCAGAGCAGCTTCAGGAATCTGGTGACATGGAGGGTTCGGGAGTCTCCCAAAATGAGCCTCGCCAAACTCCTTGTGCCAATTCAAGCATTCGCAGGAGAAGCACAAGCTGGATCAGCTTCAGGCCATGTGCTTCCCGCAGCTATACATAAGAATATAGGATGATCATGCATGCTTTATCATTAATTTCATTGATTTAAAGGAAAATGGGATTCAGGGGGAGGGAAAAAACTGTAAGCAAGGGAGATATATCATTCTTCAAAACTGTATGTTGTAATATGTTCTGAGACAGTTGATTACTACAGAGAAGTTGTGTTACTTGAGTCTGAAGCGTTTACTTGAGCCTGAAGAACATAAAATATGGAGTTTCAGACAattctaattacaaattagtcaTCAGATGTCACATATTGAAGACTTGGTCGTGCTTGTACAGCTATCCCAGGCTCCCAGCTTTTAGTCTTTAACATTTAGTAGAAATACTTGTGacatttctttggtcaaagTCTTCACCTCTTTGTCCTTCGCTCACCAGCTCTCTCTTTTGTGGCTTTATAGTTTacttcttgtgagttgtgaaTATCCTACATAGGAATCATCCTTTGTGAGACTTCTTTCCACTCATCAGACTTTTACTCCCTTTACGTTTAATTTATTATATCATCTCATCCTTGATTTAATCTCCCTAACTGCAGAAttcttttttgtcttcatttccaGGTTACTTGAAGAATTGGAGCTTCAGTATTAAGCTGGTTGCTCAGATCAGAAGTAGTAACTTGGTAAATTCTCTTCTCGTGGTACGTATGCCCCGGTAATTTAGATGGTAACACTGGGTCAAATTTAATGGGTTTATGGGGGTATGATTGAATTGAGTGCATAGTTTTTGAAGTAGATGAGTCCTGAGATTTAGTTGGTTAACAGCTCTATGTAGCCTTTATTACAATCTTCTAATACTGTTTATTGCCTACTGGGTACTGTCATTACTTCAATTTTCTGATGGATTTGGTTTGGTGGTTAATGATATTGTTTCTTAGCTAAGACTATGAGTGGGGGAATTCGCACAAGCGTGAAGGGGTACCTTAATGCTCAATGAGCCCCAGTGCAAGAAAATGTGACCATCAACAGCAATGTCACCACGGCCCAAGATCCAGTTGAGGAGACGACAATGGATTCAACTAAATATGGTCTCAGTATCTGTGATGGTAACATTCCTTGCTTCCCAGGAGCTCTACTGCAGGGTACTCAAATCAAATCAGTTTTATCCATTTTACATGTATGTCTATGCCATGTTCCAGCTATCCTTGATTTTGTAGTAGATTAATGACAAGAGAGCAGGCAAGCCAAAACAGATTGAAAGTCAGTAACAGTGAATGAGTCTGCtgaaggggccgtgaccacttacccaattttagcccaaaaattgcccacttactccaccaagagtttttgaACCTCATTTACctaatctaacagtgtttgacagtattgccctcattttaattaacaaattacactcatatctctctctcctccccctcatcgatttctccctctccctctctctctctctctctctctctctctctctttctgtaaCCACATCTCagactctctttctctctctctctctctctctctaagccaccacgcccaccactccaccgttGATGTCGGCCTCCACGGCCACCGCTCTGTCCCACCTTCGaaccaccagaggatgacgccgtccaactccacgatcccaacccctctgggctttgccagttttgttcgtcagatgtccgggaaaCTCTCCACGCCGGAATCAAGTCTGGGCTTCGCCAGTTTTGTTTGTCAAATGTCCCGAAAGCTCCGAAGCTCCAAGCCGGAATCGAGTCTGGGCTTCGCTTGCAGGTCTCGGACGACAttaaaactgtggtctattagggggcaatagacagattattgccccccaataatttcttaactgtggttaattaatcactgaaattagagttttgataattcttatgttgttttgagtttattaaagtacaataatctgtcaatgatagaaactggtgatttttggggtgggtctattgggaggcaatagacagattattgccctgcaataatgtcttaactgtggttcatttattacaggtcatttcaacaaaatgctgctagattcattaaccaacataattaggtttattggggggtcataaaaagtttattgccccccaataatttttttatagatggtcagaagtaactcagtttggttttaaattagtttacaaaagtacagctattcaaattcaatacttggtgaatttaagtccacaacgaattggctttttttcacactctccacttcacttgaaccgcttcaccctaggcctcccAGGTGGCCTCttaacaaaaataaatgcacctaacaacaaaaggatcactcatattcatgcaaaaaataacaaaacaaatattttattgccccgcaataaacagattattgccgcccaataatatatcagaaataccaaaacacattagaagcagtctttaacacaaaggaaaatatcactgaacacaattatagagactttataacaattaagacacattattgcccccaataggaagattattgccccccaataatctcgaCTCCGGTTGACGATTTTGCCCACAATTCCAGTCGTTTTGCAACAATTCTGGTTGACCATTTGCCTTCACACTGATTTGACTCCGATTGCAACGACTCCGTTTGCAGCCCGGGACCAGAGATACAATCAAGTTGTGATTTCCGTGATGATCAGTCGCCGACGAGAGAGACAGAAGCAAATCAAAGACGTACCCAATTCTACTGGCGGTCATTgattccttcagaaggtccAACCCGGCCTCGCCGAGCTTCTCAGAGACGAGGACCGTCGGCTTGGCGTCAAGCCTGGCCGCGGAGAGCACAACGACGAGTTTCAGCTCGGAGATGGCGAGAGCCGGCGTCGTGGGTGACCTGCTagagggatggagggagggagagagagatccgacgtcgtctggagcttctctctctaagtgagaaagaaggagagggaaaaaagtcccaaaaaataaaaataaaaaaaaagaattaattgggtattagagaaataatcccttagagtgttttgggtaaattgagttaaaaaaatgttagtggagcaagtgcgCAATTTGGTGcgtaaaattgggtaaatgaccATTTCCCCTGTCAGTAAATCTATTATCAGATAGGTTTATTAGATAGGAACAAGTAATAAACAACGTGGttgatgtgttttttttttttttgagtggaagacatcaatagaaccaacacacacacccatgcagtgtatcccagcatagccagactaatcactgcaccgcagacgcacgaaccattgggtgttttaactaacccaggtccctcaaatctgctggccatgggatggagctgggattcgaactctagacctgggggttccagactaggcagCTCGACCAACATGGTTGATGCTTAATTAAGAAGCAATTGGTTCTCGTTGTAGTCAAATTCAATCATATACTGAATTCTGGCTCCAAAATAAATTGTGTACGAGGATAGGATCCCTTGTGCCATTACCAAAATTTGGAGCTGTAAGAAAACTTCACTTAATGGACAGCTTCCTCAAACATTGTGCTAATATTGAACTACAATTTCAgacaattagttaattagtttgaGAGCTTTCAACGCAACGTACTTGCCAAAATTGGCTGTTATACGTAACAGTGCATCCTGTATACCTTCATTCCATCCGGGAGGTTCTGCAGAACTCTcagcgtctctctctctctctctctctctcttttttccctGCTTCTTTTCTGCAAGATAAAAGGATACAAAATTTAGTTGATTTCGCAGATCTATTAGGCAAGAAATATGTCCACAAGGTCAACTCAAAAGGTTATACCCTTTCATAGCTTTGGAGGAGAATACAAAGAAGTTTCTTTTGGAAGTGTGTTTACATCTGCATCCTATAGTATACTTCATAAAGAGACTTCCTATAATATTCCAACTTGGCAATTGTTTCGATCACTGAGGTGTTGTTCTCCAATTTTTAGTTAAAGAGCTTTCAGTATATCACTTGTGTATGCAAGTCTTGAAATTTGCAGCAGAACTTTAATCTTCTCGTAATTAATTGTGTTCATGGACCTGCAGAACTTGGCTTCACATGGAACTCGAAGCGCTGAGAGTCCGCCTCACCAAGGTACTTTGGCAGTTCATCCATTATTTTCTGTTGCATTATGTTCAAAGTTCGTAGATGCTGAAGTTGCTTCTTTCTCtgttgatacatatatatgtggGGATATAAAAATTTTACGAGCTTTTTAAACCACAGCCGTTTAGATGAATTATTGACCCTAATTTGGATTTTCATTAAAAAGTCGGTCTTCATTGCACCCTTTAATTGTAACTACCACCACACCATAGAGGGTATATCAACTAGCTTGGTTATTCTTCTTCATGTAAAGAACCAAAAATAGCAGTACAACAGAGTTACTATAATAAGTAGCACAATTATTGAGTGATGGAGGTAGTGGGGGCAGCGGAAGCAAGAATCACTTCCCTTATATTGTGATCATTGCTGTTTTGACAATAGTTATCATCTGTGGCCTACTATTTGCAGGATACCGACACTACCAGAGGAAGAGAAATGCACCACAATCTCCTGAAGATACTTCAGAAGATAATAATTTCCTGGAAAAGCTAATTGGGATGCCAATCCGTTACAGTTACAAGGATCTTAAAACTGCAACTAAGAACTTCTCAAATAAGATTGGGCAAGGAGGTTTTGGCTCAGTTTACTTAGGGGTTCTCCCAGATGGAACTCGACTTGCTGTGAAGAAGACGGAAGCCAATATTGATTGGAAAAAGGAGTTTCAAGCTGAAGTTACCATCAGTGGCAGTATCCATCATCTGCACTTGGCCAGGCTCCGGGGCTTCTGTGCAAAGGGAAGCAATC
This portion of the Rosa chinensis cultivar Old Blush chromosome 1, RchiOBHm-V2, whole genome shotgun sequence genome encodes:
- the LOC112182752 gene encoding receptor-like cytoplasmic kinase 176; the protein is MSGGIRTSVKGYLIAKRLSLTGEIDTVHEMNEIINTNFTALQAHNVPSTPQTEGEILLKRFLFNELKIATWNFHPDNMVGVGGFGYVFKGWVDGNSSTAAKTGSGMLIAVKTIDQEGFQGQEEWLTEIYYLGRLRHPNLVKLLGYCFEDNHRLLVYEFMPHGSLEIHLYGRDSYLEPLSWTLRMKIALGVAKVLAFLHGTEGKVIHRDVKTSNILLDSTYNAKLSDFGLAKDVPAGDESHVLTRVVGTHGYGAPEYISAGHLSCKSDVYGFGVVMLEMLSGRRVLDNNRPPREHNLVEWAKPYLASKSRALKIFDARTEGQYSLAGALKAANLANRCISAEPEFRPNMNEVVTASEQLQESGDMEGSGVSQNEPRQTPCANSSIRRRSTSWISFRPCASRSYT